In Esox lucius isolate fEsoLuc1 chromosome 6, fEsoLuc1.pri, whole genome shotgun sequence, the following proteins share a genomic window:
- the bub3 gene encoding mitotic checkpoint protein BUB3 has protein sequence MTGSNEYKLNNSPEDSISAVKFSPSTGQFLLVSSWDSTVRLYDVAGNSMRMKYSHLAPVLDCAFYDPTHAWSGGLDTQLKTHDLNTDQDTIVGTHDAAIRCVEYCPEVNVMVTGSWDRSVKLWDPRTPCNAGTFTQPEKVYTLSVAGDRLIVGTAGRRVLVWDLRNMGYVQQRRESSLKYQTRAIRAFPNKQGYVLSSIEGRVAVEYLDPSQEVQKKKYAFKCHRLKENGIEQVYPVNAISFHSVHNTFATGGSDGFVNIWDPFNKKRLCQFHRYPTSIASLAFSNDGSTLAIASSYMQEQGDINHPEDAVFIRQVTDAETKPK, from the exons aTGACTGGCTCGAACGAATACAAGCTGAACAATAGCCCAGAAGATAGCATCTCTGCCGTGAAGTTTAGCCCGAGCACAGGCCAGTTTCTTCTAGTGTCCTCTTGGGACTCTACTGTCAGGCTCTACGACGTTGCAGGCAACTCAATGAGGATGAAGTATTCACACTTGGCGCCAGTGCTGGATTGTGCTTTCTAT GACCCTACTCATGCCTGGAGTGGGGGGCTGGACACACAGTTGAAAACCCATGACTTAAATACAGACCAAG ATACAATAGTTGGGACACACGACGCTGCCATACGATGTGTCGAGTACTGTCCAGAGGTCAACGTCATGGTGACGGGCAGCTGGGACAGATCGGTCAAGCTGTGGGACCCCCGGACGCCCTGCAACGCCGGCACCTTCACGCAGCCTGAAAAG GTGTACACCCTGTCTGTGGCGGGGGACCGTCTCATTGTGGGGACAGCCGGGAGGAGGGTGCTGGTCTGGGACCTCAGGAACATGGGCTACGTCCAGCAGAGGAGAGAGTCCAGTCTCAAGTACCAGACACGTGCCATCAGGGCGTTCCCAAACAAACAG GGCTACGTCTTGAGTTCGATCGAAGGTCGTGTTGCTGTGGAGTACCTGGATCCCAGCCAGGAGGTGCAGAAGAAGAAGTACGCCTTCAAGTGTCACCGGCTGAAGGAGAACGGAATCGAGCAGGTTTACCCTGTCAATGCCATATCCTTCCACAGTGTTCACAACACCTTCGCCACAg GTGGCTCAGACGGTTTTGTCAACATCTGGGATCCCTTCAATAAGAAGCGCCTGTGCCAGTTCCACCGCTACCCCACCTCCATCGCCTCCCTGGCCTTCAGCAACGACGGCTCCACCCTGGCCATCGCCTCCTCCTACATGCAGGAGCAGGGAGACATTAACCACCCCGAGGACGCCGTATTCATCCGCCAGGTCACGGACGCGGAGACCAAGCCCAAGTGA
- the LOC105009509 gene encoding homeobox protein HMX2 produces the protein MFIRRMKNSRDSGRKVAFTSVSNFTIQSILGSGSEDVRKNCLNSSSSSPLPQRRARSVSSEQNSGGEDSADFCHLPGVKKACNDLINIDFSCQSDQKRLILGQEMVKRQHKLFHDCNAREEKYCNQKSPAISEERDDVDDDRTVHSSRKKSRTVFSRSQVYQLESTFDMKRYLSSTERASLATSLQLTEIQVKTWFQNRRNKWKRLLSAEIEAMNMAHASSVQQTLVGMPFIFKDDSFRLGVPIPRSMTFPSALYYSGSNMPTLPLYNFYNKM, from the exons ATGTTTATCAGGAGGATGAAGAATTCCCGAGATAGTGGCAGAAAAGTGGCGTTTACTTCCGTCTCAAACTTTACTATTCAGTCGATTCTAGGATCGGGGTCCGAGGATGTGCGTAAAAACTGTTTAAATTCTAGCTCCAGCTCCCCGTTGCCGCAAAGGCGCGCGCGCTCGGTGTCTTCAGAGCAAAACAGTGGTGGCGAGGATTCTGCAGATTTCTGCCATTTACCTGGAGTGAAGAAAGCATGCAATGATCTAATCAATATAGATTTTTCTTGTCAGA GTGACCAAAAAAGGCTAATTCTCGGACAAGAGATGGTGAAGAGACAACACAAACTTTTTCATGACTGTAATGCAAGAGAAGAGAAATACTGCAACCAAAAATCCCCTGCTATTTCAGAAGAAAGGGATGATGTTGATGACGACAGAACAGTCCATTCATCCAGGAAAAAGTCTCGGACAGTGTTCTCTCGGAGCCAGGTTTACCAACTAGAATCAACGTTTGACATGAAACGTTATCTAAGCAGTACAGAACGAGCTTCCCTTGCCACCAGTCTACAACTGACAGAGATACAGGTGAAAACCTGGTTTCAGAACCGAAGGAACAAGTGGAAACGTCTGCTTTCCGCCGAGATAGAGGCCATGAACATGGCGCATGCTTCATCCGTACAACAAACTCTGGTTGGAATGCCATTCATTTTTAAAGATGATAGTTTCCGACTAGGGGTTCCAATTCCTAGATCAATGACATTTCCTTCAGCTCTGTACTATTCCGGGAGCAACATGCCAACGTTACCTTTGTAcaatttttataataaaatgtaa
- the LOC105009515 gene encoding homeobox protein HMX3 produces MDNKHSSTAMAETAPENHPPAKESAFSIKNLLNSDTKPSKSKTLLATSKGLLEGGFSLSRIGDLTFPSFDISSAQRFGLSAHYLERASAWWYPYALGTAGNNLHRTGVSEKAIVRDTPSPSSPVGDRDSPELLQTSSEPDVKIEDDDNKSTDDIVLEESDGEEPKKEGELVENWRKMEDDNSDKKPCRKKKTRTVFSRSQVFQLESTFDMKRYLSSSERAGLAASLHLTETQVKIWFQNRRNKWKRQLAAELEAANLSHATAQRIVRVPILYHENAGSETGNAGNTPVSQSLLTFPHHMYYSHPLVTSVPLLRPV; encoded by the exons ATGGACAATAAACATTCATCAACCGCGATGGCAGAGACAGCACCAGAGAACCATCCGCCCGCTAAAGAATCAGCTTTCTCCATCAAGAACCTACTAAACTCCGACACCAAACCTTCCAAATCGAAGACGCTGCTTGCCACCTCCAAAGGACTATTGGAAGgaggcttctctctctctcgtatcGGGGACTTAACTTTTCCCAGTTTTGACATTTCTTCAGCTCAGAGATTTGGATTATCGGCGCACTATTTGGAACGAGCCTCCGCGTGGTGGTATCCCTATGCACTTGGCACAGCCGGAAATAATCTGCACAGGACTGGAG TGTCTGAGAAGGCCATCGTGAGAGACACGCCATCACCATCCTCACCAGTCGGCGACCGAGATTCACCCGAGCTGCTGCAAACGTCTTCCGAACCAGATGTTAAAATAGAGGACGATGACAACAAAAGTACTGACGATATCGTTCTGGAGGAGAGCGATGGGGAGGAACCAAAGAAGGAAGGAGAGTTGGTGGAGAACTGGAGAAAAATGGAAGACGACAACTCTGATAAAAAACCGTGCCGGAAAAAGAAAACGCGCACTGTCTTTTCAAGGAGTCAGGTGTTTCAGTTGGAGTCCACATTCGATATGAAACGGTACCTCAGCAGTTCAGAAAGAGCCGGACTCGCGGCATCCCTACACCTCACAGAGACCCAGGTGAAAATATGGTTTCAGAACAGGAGAAATAAGTGGAAAAGACAGTTGGctgcagagctggaggctgctAATTTGAGCCACGCAACAGCGCAGAGGATTGTCCGTGTTCCTATCTTGTACCACGAAAACGCAGGCTCAGAAACTGGAAACGCTGGGAACACGCCAGTCAGCCAGTCTTTACTAACGTTTCCCCACCATATGTACTATTCACATCCCCTGGTCACATCCGTGCCGTTGCTGAGACCTGTTTGA